Proteins encoded in a region of the Dreissena polymorpha isolate Duluth1 chromosome 6, UMN_Dpol_1.0, whole genome shotgun sequence genome:
- the LOC127834504 gene encoding uncharacterized protein LOC127834504 — protein sequence MIRTRFYCMIEKNNLENVLTELYTSVHWKKFGFSMYCALYPSVVRDARTNISLQDFIDDDGPEWAERIIERMTEPSWTMGWVQKKVRGHVTEEKYNTAMNTLFVKLHMLDPQSVIPTFHLLNHIRALPECNLELATRDYLGGPLDAAALSAHARTAVTKETMPSNGVSRMSLDKIEVFYGIDVEEFIMTEARKVGVWNGRRPDNKRTSDLQDRCSVM from the exons ATGATCCGTACAAGGTTTTACTGTATGATCGAAAAGAATAACTTGGAAAATGTGCTGACTGAACTGTACACTAGTGTACATTGGAAGAAATttg GGTTCTCCATGTACTGCGCTCTGTACCCGTCCGTAGTGAGAGACGCACGGACGAACATCAGTTTGCAAGACTTCATTGACGATGATGG GCCGGAGTGGGCGGAGCGTATTATTGAGCGCATGACGGAGCCCTCTTGGACGATGGGATGGGTGCAGAAAAAAGTGCGCGGTCATGTGACAGAGGAGAAATACAACACGGCGATGAACACACTGTTCGTGAAATTGCACATGTTGGACCCGCAGTCTGTCATTCCGACCTTTCATCTGCTGAATCACATCCGAG CTCTCCCGGAATGCAACCTAGAGCTGGCCACCCGGGACTACCTCGGAGGCCCACTGGACGCTGCGGCACTGAGCGCGCATGCGCGGACGGCCGTAACAAAGGAGACCATGCCTAGCAACGGCGTGTCGCGCATGAGCCTCGACAAAATCGAAGTTTTTTACGGCATTGACGTCGAGGAGTTTATAATGACGGAAGCGCGTAAGGTCGGCGTCTGGAACGGGCGACGTCCCGACAATAAAAGAACTAGTGACCTCCAGGATAGATGCAGCGTCATGTAA